DNA sequence from the Fuscovulum ytuae genome:
AATTAGGTGGATGCCGTAAGGCGTTCGAAAGAGAACCGCGATGATGCGCGCGATTTCGATGACGAAAACCGAGGGATGCCCACCGGGCATGGCCCGGCCATTCGTCCCGCGCCGTCATTCCCAGACAAGCCGCCTTTTCATGTCCGACCCCGATCCCGGAGTTCGCTCCGGCCCGGGCAGGCCATGCCGGGGCGCATCAGGATATCATGGCCAAGAAGATGCTTATCGACGCCACGCATGCGGAAGAGACCCGCGTCGTGGTGGTGGACGGAAACAAGGTTGAAGAATTCGACTTTGAAACGGTGAACAAACGCCAGCTTGCTGGCAATATCTACCTCGCAAAGGTCACACGGGTTGAGCCGTCGCTTCAGGCGGCCTTTGTCGATTACGGCGGGAACCGGCATGGTTTCCTTGCCTTTGCCGAAATCCACCCGGACTACTACCAGATCCCCGTCGCGGACCGTAAGGCGCTGATCGAGGAAGAGCGCGCCTATAACCGCGCGCAGGAAGAGGAAGAGAACCGCCGCTCGCGCAGCCGTTCGCGGCCGCGCCCCGAAGGCGCGCGCCGCGATGCGGTGAAAACGGTTGAGATCAGCGGCATGGATGTCGTCGATCTGGACGAGGAAGAGACCGAGGACAACGCCGCCGAGGCGGTGGAGGATCTGGCCGAGGCCGCACCCGTGGCCGAGCAGGCCGCCGAACACGACCATGGGCATGATCACGACCACGGGCATGACCATGGGCAGGATGGCGAGCAGAACGGCGAAAACGGGTCCGAGAATGGCGGCGAGAATGGCGATCGCCCCTACCGTGCCATGGACCATGCCAGCGACACGGATGACGAGATCGAGTCGGTCGCCGAAGAGGATGTCGCCGAAGAGATCAGCGCACCGCGAAAGCCCCGCCCGCGCAAATACAAGATTCAAGAAGTGATCAAGGTCCGGCAGATCATGCTGGTCCAGGTCGTGAAGGAAGAGCGCGGCAATAAGGGCGCGGCGCTGACCACCTATCTGTCGCTGGCAGGCCGCTATTGCGTGCTGATGCCCAACACTGCGCGGGGCGGCGGCATTTCCCGCAAGATCACGCAGGCCGCAGACCGCAAGAAACTGAAGGAAATCGCGCAAGAGATCGAGGTGCCGGAAGGCGCGGGCCTGATCATCCGCACGGCCGGGGCCAAGCGCACCAAGGCCGAGATCAAGCGTGATTACGAATACCTGATGCGGCTGTGGGAACAGATCCGCGAACTCACGCTCAAATCCATTGCGCCCGCCGCGATCTATGAGGAAGGCAACCTGATCAAGCGGTCGATCCGCGATCTTTATAGCCGCGAGATCGACGAGGTTCTGGTCGAGGGCGAGGCGGGCTATCGCACCGCCAAGGACTTCATGCGGATGATCATGCCGTCCCACGCCAAGGTGGTGAAGCGGTATGAGGACACGATGCCCCTCTTCGCCCGCTATCAGGTGGAAAGCTATCTGGGCGGCATGTTCAACCCGGTGGTGCAGCTGAAATCCGGGGGCTACATCGTCATCGGCGTGACCGAGGCTTTGGTGGCCATCGACATCAACTCAGGACGGGCCACGAAGGAAGGGTCGATCGAGGAAACCGCGCTGAAGACGAACCTTGAAGCGGCGGAAGAGATCGCGCGGCAATTGCGTCTGCGCGACCTTGCCGGGCTGATCGTGATCGACTTCATCGACATGGAAGAGCGGAAGAACAACGCCGCCGTCGAAAAGCGCCTGAAGGAAAAACTGAAGACGGATCGCGCACGGATTCAGGTGGGCCGCATCTCGGGCTTTGGCCTGTTGGAGATGAGCCGCCAGCGCCTGCGTCCCGGCATGCTGGAAAGCACCACGCAGCCCTGTTCGCATTGCCATGGCACGGGTCTGATCCGGTCGGATGACAGTCTGGGCCTGCAAATCCTGCGTGCGCTGGAGGAAGAGGGGACGCGGAAGCGGTCGAAGGAGGTGCTGTTGAAGGCGCCTGTGGGGATCGTGAACTTCCTCATCAACCAGAAGCGCGAACATGTGGCGCTGATCGAGGCGCGGTATGGCATGAGCGTGCGGATCGAAGGCGATCCGGCACTGGTCAGCCCGGATTACGTGATCGAGAAGTTCAAGACGGCCACCCGTGTGGTGCCGGAACCGACGGCGGTGATTTCGGGCCATGCCGGTCTGATGGGTGCCCCGGTCGATGAGGACGAGGACGAGGATCTGCCCTTCGACGAGGATCTGGACGAGGTCGAAGAGGTTGAGGTCGCCGAAGAGCCGCGCGAGGCGCGGGGTGAGGCGCGGGCCGAAGGGCGCGATGGTCGCGCGGCCACGGGCGACGGCGGCGGTAAGAAAAAGCGCCGTCGTCGGCGCAAGAAGAAGGGCGGCGCGCAGGGCGGCCAGCCGGGGGCTGAGGCGACAGCCGCCACCGGCGAAGGGGCTGAGAGCGACGAAGAGGATGGCGACGAGGCCGAGGTCGCGGTGACTGAGGCTGCGGCTGAGGCCGCGGCGGAGCCCGTAGTGACCGAGGCAGTGGTGAGCGAGGCCCCTGCCGAAGTGGCCGCAGAGCCCGCGCCGGAAGCGCCGAAGAAGAAAGTGACCCGGTCGCGCAGCCGCAAGGCGGCCCCGGCGGCCGAGGCCGTGACGGCAGAGCCTGTGGCGGATGCGGCGGTTGAGGTGGCGGTTGAGGCGGCGGCCCCGGTCGAGGCGGTGGAGCCCCCGGCGAAACCCGCCAAGAAACCCGCCAGCCGGTCGCGCGCGAAGAAGAAGCCCGAGTCCGAAGCACCCGCGGCCGAAGTTGCGGCGGCCGAAGTTGCGGTGGAAGCCGCGGCTTTCCCTGCCGATCCGGGCCTGGCCCCCGCGCCGGAGGCCGCGCTGCAGGCCGATCCGGGCGAGGCAGAGGTGGCCGCCATCGCGCCTGCACCCGCAGCAGAACCTGCGGCAGAGGAAGGCCCGCCCAAGCCGCGCAAGAAGGGCTGGTGGTCGCTCGGCCGCTAAGCCCTGCGGAGGAAAGATCGGGGGCCGGGACGCATGTTCCGGCCCTTTCCCTTTGCGGAGGCCCAGAAAGCGGCGCGCCTTGCGGCGCAAGTTTTTTGGGTCGCCTGCGCGGCCTTCGCCGCTTGGCTCCGCCGGGGGTCCCCCCCGGGACCCCCGGAGTATTTTTCGCCAAGATGAAGGGGGTTAGCGAGAGGGGGAGGGGCCGCGTTCGATCAGATAGGCGGTGACGGGGCCGTTCTCTTCGGCGGCGAGGAAGTGGTGCCCGGCTTCGGCGCAGAAATGCGGCAGGTCGATTGCGGCCATGCGGTCGGTCGCGGTGAGGCGCAGAATCTGGCCCGGAGCCATGCCCGCCAGCGCCTTGCGCGCCTTGAGGACGGGCAGGGGGCAGAGGAGGCCTTCGCAATCCAGCGTGATGTCGGGCGGGCGGGTCATGGCGCGGACTTAGCGCAAGGCGCGGGGCAGGGCCACGGCAATGTGACGAAAGACCGTGATGACGGCGCGGATGGAAGCGGGTAACAGGGGTTTATGTTCGGGATCGAGATCATGGATGCGGGGATGGGGGCGGCAATGCTGGTGGCATTGCTGGGGGGCGTGCTGTCCTTTCTGTCGCCCTGCGTCCTGCCCATCGTGCCGCCCTATCTGGCCTATATGGGCGGCATTTCCATGGGCGAGATGACGGCGGGGGGCAAATCGGCGCGGCGGCGGGTGATGTTGCCTGCGCTGTTCTTCGTCATGGGCCTGTCGACGGTCTTTCTTCTGCTGGGGTTCACGGCCAGCGCTTTCGGAGCCTTCTTCCTGAAGAATCAGGTGCTGTTCTCGCAGGTCGCGGGGGCGGTGGTCCTTGTCTTCGGGCTGCATTTCCTTGGGGTCTTCCGCATCGGTCTTCTGGACCGCGAGGCGCGGCTGGATGCGGGCGACAGGGGCGGTTCGGCGCTGGGGGCCTATGTCCTTGGGCTGGCCTTTGCCTTTGGTTGGACGCCCTGTATCGGGCCACAGCTGGGCGCTATCCTGTCGCTTGCCGCGCAAGAGGGATCGGTGCAGCGGGGCACGCTGCTTTTGGGGGTCTATGCGGCGGGTCTGGGCATACCATTCCTGCTGGCTGCGCTGTTCATCGAACGCGCCATGGGGATCATGCAGCGGCTGAAGCGGCATATGAAATGGATCGAGCGGACAATGGGCGGTCTTTTGGTCATCGTCGGTCTGGCGCTGTTGACCGGGGCTTTTACCGATTTCAGCTGGTGGCTTCTGGAAACCTTTGATCGCTTTGGCATTCCCCTCTTGGGCTAAGGCGCGGGGCAGGCCATACTGCGGCCCGTGCGATGTGCAGGCAGGGTGCAGGGTTTTTCAATGACAGAACTGGGGCCACGGGAGACGGGCCGGGTGCGGCGGCGGCGGGTCTTTTATATTCCGGGCTTCGACCCCCTGCAGACGCGGCGCTATCGGCAGTTCTACCGGCAAGAGGGGCCGGCGCAGGCCGCGATTTCGGGCTATGGGCTGGAAGTGGGGGCAAAACCCGCAGGCATTGCCCATGGCTGGAGTGTGAAGGCCCAGATCGACGGCGAAGAGGTGCGGGCCGAGGTCGAGGTGCTGGTCTGGGCCGATATCATCGGATCCTCGATGCGGCGGACGATCCCTGCGACCTATGGGCAGATGCTGCGCACGGCTTGGGTCTATGTGGCATCAGGCGCGCTGTTTCGGCTGGGGCGGTTGCGCAAGGGGCCGACCTTGGCCGCGCTTTACCCGGTGGTGATGCTGTCCCTGCAAGCCGTTCTGGCGGGGCTGGCGGGCTGGGGGATCGGGCTGGGGCTGGCGGCGCTGTTGCCGGGGCCTTTGGGCCTGGCGCTGGGCCTTGGGGCGGGGTTGGGGCTGGCTTGGGCCGTGCTGCGCCTGTTTCAGCGGGCGGATCGCCGGTTCCTTGCCTATTACCTGATGCATGATTACGCCTTTTCGGCGCGCCATTGGGGGGCCTATCCGCCCCGATTGGACCGCCGGATGACCGAGTTTCGCGCCCGCATCCGCGCCGCCGTGGCGGAGGAGGGGGTGGATGAGGTGCTGGTCGTGGGCCATTCTTCGGGCGCGATCCTTGGGGTGACGATCCTGGCCGATCTTTTGCGCGAGGGGGGGGCGGAGCGGAGTGCGGCCCTGTCCTTCCTGAGCCTTGGGCAGGTGGTGCCGATGGTGTCCTTTCTGCCCGAGGCAAAGCGGCTGCGCGCGGATCTTGCCTATCTTGCCGCGCAAGAGGCGGTGACGTGGGTGGATGTGACGGCGCCGGGGGATGGCTGTGCCTTCGCGCTGTGCGATCCGGTGGCGGTGACGGGGGTGGCGCCGGAAGGGAAGCGCTGGCCCTTGGTCATCTCGGCCGCGTTCAGCCAGACCTTCAGCCCCGAGCGGTGGCGGGCGATGCGCTATCGCTGGTTCCGACTGCATTTCCAATATATGTGCGCCTTTGATCGGCCCGGCGATTACGATTATTTTCGGATCACGGCGGGGCCCTTGACGCTGGGCGCGCGCTATCGCGGGCGGGTGCCGTCCAAAAGCCGGATCGAGCGGGCCATGTCGGGCCATCGGAGCGTAGCATGAGGGTGCCAAAGCCCCCTGTGCGGCCCGACCGCGTGTCGTGGTGGCGCTATTTGCGGCTGTTCCGGGCCGATATCCTGTCGGCGCAACCCGCGCGGCTGTATCGGGCCTGGATGGCGGAGTTTCGGACGCCGTTTTTTCGCAGCTATATGTGCAATGATCCGGCGCTGGTGCGGTTGGTGCTGCAGGAAAGGCCGGACGATTTCCCGAAATCCGACCGGGTGCGTGAGGGGCTGGCGCCCCTGCTCGGCCGGTCGGTCTTTGTGACGAATGGGGAAGAGTGGAAACGCCAACGCCGGATCATCGATCCGGCCTTCGAAGGGGGGCGATTGCGGGATACCTTTCCCGCGATGTGGGCGGCGGGCGAGGCGGCGGTCGCGCGGATGGGCGAAGGCGTGGTGGAGGTGGAGGAATTCGCCAGCCATGCCGCGGCGGATGTGATCTTCCGGACGTTGTTTTCCCTGCCCATCGAGGATCGGGATGCCACGGCGGTGTTCCAAGCCTTTCGCGCCTATCAGCGCACGCAGCCCATTCTGAATCTGGCGGCCTTTATCCCCCTGCCGCGCTGGCTGCCGCGCGGGTTTCGGCGTGGCACGCGGGCGGCGGCGGCGGATATTCGGCGTTTGATCACCGCGATGACGGCGCGGCGGGCGGCCGAGATCGCAGCAGGCAGGGCGCCCGACGATCTGGCCACGAAGATCATGGTGACGGCGGACCCGGTGACAGGGGAACGGTTCGGGACCGAAGAAATGGTCGATCAGGTCGCCATCTTCTTCCTTGCGGGCCATGAGACAAGTGCATCCGCGCTGGGCTGGGCGCTGTGGCTTTTGGCGGCGCATCCGGAGGTGCAAGAGGCGGTGGCGGCGGAGGCGGCGGGGATGGAGGCCACGTTTTCCGCCCTGTCGCGGTTGAAACTGACGCGGGATGTGTTCCGCGAAACGCTGCGCCTGTTCCCGCCCGTGCCGATGATGGTGCGCGAGACGACCTGCCCGGAGGTGTTTCGCGGGCGGGAGGTGACGCCGGGGGCGCAAGTGGTGTTGTCCTCTTGGCATCTGGGGCGGCATGAGCGGATCTGGTCCCAGCCGGACGACTTTGATCCGGGGCGCTGGGGGCGGGACGAGACGAAGGCCGCGGCGCGGGACGGCTGGCTGCCGTTTTCCAGTGGGCCGCGGGTTTGCACCGGGGCGGGCTTTGCCATGGCGGAAGGGGTGCTTCTTCTGGCGCTGCTGGTCCGGGCCTTCCGGTTTGAGGTGGTGGAGGGGCGGGTGCCGGTGCCTGTGGCGCATCTGACGGTGCGGGCGAAGGACGGGATCTGGCTGCGGGTGTCGCGGCGGGGAGACGAAATCTGACGCAGATTTCGTGGCGATTTCTGCACGCAGAAATCGGGTGGACGGCGCTTCAAGGCGGAATTTGCGTCAAATTCCGCTGCGATTTCTGCGTCAGAAATCGCTAAACCACGCGGCGGATCGGTTCTTGATTGCAGATGATGATGAACTGTCCCGAGTTTTCCAGCACCGGATAACCGCGCCGACGCATCTCGGTCAGGAAGACATCCCGGCCCACATAGCGTTCCACATCACGGACCTGCCGCCGGATCACCCCGCCATCCCGCGCGGCTTGCGAGCTGAAGAGATGGGCGATCCATCCTTCGGTCGTATAGGGGAGAAGGTTTCGGTTCATCCCCCCAAATTGGCCTGAGTCGGTAAATTCCCGGTTAACCGCGATAATGGCGCAGCACGAAAACCCGGATGGCCGAGGCAAGGCCCACATCGCCTTCGCGCGCCTCGTCCACCTGAACCGCCAATTGGTTCAGCGTCAGTCCCCGTTCGGTGGCGATGGCGCGGAAGGCTTGCCAGAACTCTTCCTCTAGGCTGACGCTGGTGCGGTGGCCGCGCAGGGTTAGGGAATGTTTGGCAGGGCGGGCGGTCATTCCGTGCCCTCGGGGGCGTCACGTCTATGCGCATCCAGATCACGGGCGGATTTTTCCGCCCGCGCCTGTTCAAGGTCCCGCTCGGCCTTGGTCCGGCCGAATTTCGCGGCATTCTCATCCCCCTTGGCGCGGGCGGCCTTGCGGGCCGCCTCTTTCCGTTTTGCGCGCAGGTTGACGATTTCCGCCATGGATCAGCCTTTGGGGCCGATCATGTCCTCGGGCCGCACCACGCGGTCGAAGGTTTCCTCATCCACAAAGCCCAAGGCGATTGCCTCTTCCTTCAGGGTGGTGCCGTTCTTGTGGGCGGTCTTGGCGACCTTGGTGGCGTTGTCATAGCCGATGGTGGGCGCGAGTGCCGTCACCAGCATCAGCGATTCCTTCATCAGCTTGTCGATCCGCGCCACATTGGCCTGCGTGCCCACCACCATGTTATCGGTGAAAGACCCCGCCGCATCGCCCAAAAGCTGCATGGATTGCAGCACGTTATAGGACATCATCGGGTTGTAGACGTTCAGTTCGAAATGGCCCTGGCTTCCGGCAAAGCCCACGGCGGCGTCATTGCCCATGACATGGGCGCAGACCATGGTCAGCGCCTCGGCCTGCGTGGGGTTCACCTTGCCGGGCATGATCGACGAACCCGGTTCGTTTTCCGGCAGGATCAGCTCTCCCAGGCCCGACCGGGGGCCGGACCCCAAAAGCCGCAGGTCATTGGCGATCTTGAAGAGCGCCGCCGCCACGGTCTTGAGGGCGCCCGAGAACATCACCATTGCGTCATGCGCGGCCAGCGCCTCGAACTTGTTGGGCGCGGTGACGAAGGGCAGGCCCGTGATCTCGGCGATGCGGGCGGCCACGCGGGTATCCCAGCCGACGCGGGTATTCAGCCCGGTGCCGACGGCAGTGCCGCCTTGCGCCAGTTCATAAATGTCGGGCAGGCAGGCCTTGATGCGCGCGATCCCCTTGTCGACCTGCGTCGCATAGCCGGAAAATTCCTGCCCCAGCGTGAGGGGCGTGGCATCCTGCGTATGGGTGCGGCCGATCTTGATGATGTCCTTGAATTCCGCCGATTTCGCCCAAAGCGCCGCCGACAGCTTTTCCAGCCCCGGCAGCAGCACGTCGCGCGCCATCATGCCGATGGCCACATGCATCGCAGTGGGGAAGGTGTCGTTCGAGGATTGCCCCATATTCACATGGTCATTCGGGTGGACGGGTTTCTTCGACCCCATCACGCCGCCCAGCATCTCGATCGCGCGGTTCGAGATGACCTCGTTCGCGTTCATGTTCGATTGCGTGCCCGATCCGGTCTGCCAGACGACAAGGGGGAAGTTGTCGTCGAACTTGCCGTCGATCACCTCTTGCGCTGCTGCGGCAATGGCGTTCCCCAGTTCGGGCGCGATGTCGCCCTGATCGATATTGACCAGCGCGCAGGCCTTCTTGATCACGCCCAAGGCGCGGATGATCGCCACGGGCTGGCGTTCCCAGCCGATGGGGAAATTGATGATCGACCGCTGGGTCTGTGCGCCCCAGTATTTGTCGGCGGGAACGTCCAGCGGGCCAAAGCTGTCGGTTTCGGTGCGGGTGGCGGACATGGGCAAGCCTCCTGTTTTCGCTGCGTCCGCCTTAGCGGGGGGCGTGGCTGAAATCAATTGGCATACCGTCGCATACCGTGCGGGGCGGGGAATTTTCGACCCTGGCGCGGGTCAGTGCTTGCGGAACTTGTCCAGACTGACGATTTCGGCATCCTGATGGGGCGGGGGATCGTCATCGCCATCATCGTCGTCCTCATCCTCATCTTCCTCGTCATCGCTGTCGTCATGCGTTTCGAAGCGCAGGCCGAATTCGACGGAGGGATCGACGAAGGTGCGGACCGCGTCGAAGGGGATGATCAGAGGTTCGGGCTGATTGCCGAAATTCAACGTCACGCCGAAATGGTCGTCGGTGACGGTAAGGTTCTCGTACCAATGTTGCAGGACCACCGTCATTTCCGACGGATAGCGCTCCTTCAGCCAATCGGCGATGGCGACGCCGGGATGCGTCGTGTCGAAGGTGATGAAGAAATGATGCGCGCCGGGCAGACCGTCGCGCGCCACATCGCGCAGGACAGTCTGGATCAGGCCGCGCATCGCCCGGTGCATCAGGTTGCCATAATCGATGGATCGGGCCATGCGCTGTCCTTTCCGCTGCTGCCCCCAATTAAGGGGGATTCGGCTGCGAAGGAAAGGGGGCGGTTCGGGAAGTTGTCGCTTTCGCTTGCCGATCAGGGGGAAAGCGGCTGGTCCAGACCGGCCAGGTGGAGCAGAAATCCCCCCGCCGCTGCCATCAGAAGGACAAGAGGCAGCGGCATATGCCGCCGCAAGAGCAGCCACCCCGCGATCAGGGCCAGCGCGGCAAAGCCGGGGCGAAAGCTTGCCAGATCGGGCGCGATCAGGTCCGCCGGCCCAAAACCTGCCCGACCAATCCGCGCGAAAAAGACATGGGCCGCGAACCACAGCGCGAGGTTGGCGATCACCCCCACCACGGCGGCCATGATGGCCTGAAGCGCGCCGCCAAGGCGCGGGTCGGCGGTGATCCGGGCAATCCATGGGGCACCGGCGAAGATCATCAGGAAAGAGGGCACGAAGGTCGCCCAAAGCGTCACCGCCGCCCCGGCCATGCCCATGACCCAGCCGCCATCGCGATATGCGGCCATGTACCCCACGAATTCGGTGACAAGGATCAGGGGGCCGGGCGTGGTTTCTGCGAGGCCGAGGCCGTCCATCATTTGCGGCAAGGTGAGCCAGCCCTTCTCTTCGACCACCGCCTGCGCCATCCAAGCCAGCACGGCATAGGCCCCGCCGAAGGTGAGCAGGGCGAGTTTCGCGAAGAAGGCGCCGATTTCGGCCAGAATGCCGCCCTCGGCTGCCCAGAGCAGGGCAAGGGGCGCAAGCCAGACCACCGACCAGAGAAGGATGGTCGCCAAGGTGCCGCGCAGCGCGGGGGCGGGGGGCAGGGGGCCAGCCTCGCCCCTTGCGGCGGCAAAGCCCCAAAGGCCCGCGATCAGGATCACCACGGGGAAGGGGGCGTTCAGCGCGAAAAGGGCAAGAAAGGCGAGCGTTGCGATGACCAGCGCCGCGCGGCCTTTCAGCGCGCGCTTGGCCAGACGCAAAAGCGCCTCGATCACGATTACGGCGACGGCGGCTTGCACACCGGAAAAGACCGCCTGCACAAGGGGCAGCGTGCCATAGGCCGCATAGATCATGGAAAGCGCCAGCACCACCGCCGCCCCCGGCAGGACGAAGAGCCCACCCGCAATCAGCCCGCCCAGCGTGCCGCGCAGCCGCCAGCCCGACCAGGTGGCAAGCTGCATCGCCTCTGGCCCCGGCAAAAGCATGCAAAAGGAAAGGGCCGAGAGGTATTCCTTTTCCGTCAGCCATTTGCGGTCATCGACCAGCATCCGGTGCATCAGCGCGATCTGCGCGGCAGGGCCACCAAAGGACAGAAGTCCGATCTGGCCAAAGCTGCGGAAAAGATCGCGTAAGGATGTCATCGGGCGGAGATAGCCTGCCGCCCGTGACGGGACAATGACAGGGTCGCGCCTTTAAATGGGAAACCCCGCCGGGGT
Encoded proteins:
- a CDS encoding Rne/Rng family ribonuclease; protein product: MAKKMLIDATHAEETRVVVVDGNKVEEFDFETVNKRQLAGNIYLAKVTRVEPSLQAAFVDYGGNRHGFLAFAEIHPDYYQIPVADRKALIEEERAYNRAQEEEENRRSRSRSRPRPEGARRDAVKTVEISGMDVVDLDEEETEDNAAEAVEDLAEAAPVAEQAAEHDHGHDHDHGHDHGQDGEQNGENGSENGGENGDRPYRAMDHASDTDDEIESVAEEDVAEEISAPRKPRPRKYKIQEVIKVRQIMLVQVVKEERGNKGAALTTYLSLAGRYCVLMPNTARGGGISRKITQAADRKKLKEIAQEIEVPEGAGLIIRTAGAKRTKAEIKRDYEYLMRLWEQIRELTLKSIAPAAIYEEGNLIKRSIRDLYSREIDEVLVEGEAGYRTAKDFMRMIMPSHAKVVKRYEDTMPLFARYQVESYLGGMFNPVVQLKSGGYIVIGVTEALVAIDINSGRATKEGSIEETALKTNLEAAEEIARQLRLRDLAGLIVIDFIDMEERKNNAAVEKRLKEKLKTDRARIQVGRISGFGLLEMSRQRLRPGMLESTTQPCSHCHGTGLIRSDDSLGLQILRALEEEGTRKRSKEVLLKAPVGIVNFLINQKREHVALIEARYGMSVRIEGDPALVSPDYVIEKFKTATRVVPEPTAVISGHAGLMGAPVDEDEDEDLPFDEDLDEVEEVEVAEEPREARGEARAEGRDGRAATGDGGGKKKRRRRRKKKGGAQGGQPGAEATAATGEGAESDEEDGDEAEVAVTEAAAEAAAEPVVTEAVVSEAPAEVAAEPAPEAPKKKVTRSRSRKAAPAAEAVTAEPVADAAVEVAVEAAAPVEAVEPPAKPAKKPASRSRAKKKPESEAPAAEVAAAEVAVEAAAFPADPGLAPAPEAALQADPGEAEVAAIAPAPAAEPAAEEGPPKPRKKGWWSLGR
- a CDS encoding sulfurtransferase TusA family protein produces the protein MTRPPDITLDCEGLLCPLPVLKARKALAGMAPGQILRLTATDRMAAIDLPHFCAEAGHHFLAAEENGPVTAYLIERGPSPSR
- a CDS encoding cytochrome c biogenesis CcdA family protein, translated to MFGIEIMDAGMGAAMLVALLGGVLSFLSPCVLPIVPPYLAYMGGISMGEMTAGGKSARRRVMLPALFFVMGLSTVFLLLGFTASAFGAFFLKNQVLFSQVAGAVVLVFGLHFLGVFRIGLLDREARLDAGDRGGSALGAYVLGLAFAFGWTPCIGPQLGAILSLAAQEGSVQRGTLLLGVYAAGLGIPFLLAALFIERAMGIMQRLKRHMKWIERTMGGLLVIVGLALLTGAFTDFSWWLLETFDRFGIPLLG
- a CDS encoding cytochrome P450 — encoded protein: MRVPKPPVRPDRVSWWRYLRLFRADILSAQPARLYRAWMAEFRTPFFRSYMCNDPALVRLVLQERPDDFPKSDRVREGLAPLLGRSVFVTNGEEWKRQRRIIDPAFEGGRLRDTFPAMWAAGEAAVARMGEGVVEVEEFASHAAADVIFRTLFSLPIEDRDATAVFQAFRAYQRTQPILNLAAFIPLPRWLPRGFRRGTRAAAADIRRLITAMTARRAAEIAAGRAPDDLATKIMVTADPVTGERFGTEEMVDQVAIFFLAGHETSASALGWALWLLAAHPEVQEAVAAEAAGMEATFSALSRLKLTRDVFRETLRLFPPVPMMVRETTCPEVFRGREVTPGAQVVLSSWHLGRHERIWSQPDDFDPGRWGRDETKAAARDGWLPFSSGPRVCTGAGFAMAEGVLLLALLVRAFRFEVVEGRVPVPVAHLTVRAKDGIWLRVSRRGDEI
- a CDS encoding N-(5'-phosphoribosyl)anthranilate isomerase, producing MNRNLLPYTTEGWIAHLFSSQAARDGGVIRRQVRDVERYVGRDVFLTEMRRRGYPVLENSGQFIIICNQEPIRRVV
- a CDS encoding ribbon-helix-helix domain-containing protein; translation: MTARPAKHSLTLRGHRTSVSLEEEFWQAFRAIATERGLTLNQLAVQVDEAREGDVGLASAIRVFVLRHYRG
- a CDS encoding DUF4169 family protein, with amino-acid sequence MAEIVNLRAKRKEAARKAARAKGDENAAKFGRTKAERDLEQARAEKSARDLDAHRRDAPEGTE
- the fumC gene encoding class II fumarate hydratase, with product MSATRTETDSFGPLDVPADKYWGAQTQRSIINFPIGWERQPVAIIRALGVIKKACALVNIDQGDIAPELGNAIAAAAQEVIDGKFDDNFPLVVWQTGSGTQSNMNANEVISNRAIEMLGGVMGSKKPVHPNDHVNMGQSSNDTFPTAMHVAIGMMARDVLLPGLEKLSAALWAKSAEFKDIIKIGRTHTQDATPLTLGQEFSGYATQVDKGIARIKACLPDIYELAQGGTAVGTGLNTRVGWDTRVAARIAEITGLPFVTAPNKFEALAAHDAMVMFSGALKTVAAALFKIANDLRLLGSGPRSGLGELILPENEPGSSIMPGKVNPTQAEALTMVCAHVMGNDAAVGFAGSQGHFELNVYNPMMSYNVLQSMQLLGDAAGSFTDNMVVGTQANVARIDKLMKESLMLVTALAPTIGYDNATKVAKTAHKNGTTLKEEAIALGFVDEETFDRVVRPEDMIGPKG
- a CDS encoding SspB family protein, which translates into the protein MARSIDYGNLMHRAMRGLIQTVLRDVARDGLPGAHHFFITFDTTHPGVAIADWLKERYPSEMTVVLQHWYENLTVTDDHFGVTLNFGNQPEPLIIPFDAVRTFVDPSVEFGLRFETHDDSDDEEDEDEDDDDGDDDPPPHQDAEIVSLDKFRKH
- the chrA gene encoding chromate efflux transporter; translated protein: MTSLRDLFRSFGQIGLLSFGGPAAQIALMHRMLVDDRKWLTEKEYLSALSFCMLLPGPEAMQLATWSGWRLRGTLGGLIAGGLFVLPGAAVVLALSMIYAAYGTLPLVQAVFSGVQAAVAVIVIEALLRLAKRALKGRAALVIATLAFLALFALNAPFPVVILIAGLWGFAAARGEAGPLPPAPALRGTLATILLWSVVWLAPLALLWAAEGGILAEIGAFFAKLALLTFGGAYAVLAWMAQAVVEEKGWLTLPQMMDGLGLAETTPGPLILVTEFVGYMAAYRDGGWVMGMAGAAVTLWATFVPSFLMIFAGAPWIARITADPRLGGALQAIMAAVVGVIANLALWFAAHVFFARIGRAGFGPADLIAPDLASFRPGFAALALIAGWLLLRRHMPLPLVLLMAAAGGFLLHLAGLDQPLSP